The stretch of DNA TAGACCATGTCGAAGCAGAGGCCGCCGGGCCGCACGATCTCCCAAGCGCCGTCCTCGAGAGGCGAGGCGTCCGGATCCGCGAGGCCGACGGGCGTCGCGTTGACGATGACGCGCGCGTCCCGGAGCGCTCCGTGCAACGTTTCCGGGGCGAGGGCGACGGCGGCCAGCTCCGTCGCGCCCGGTTCGAGGGCGCCGCGCACGTCGGTCAGGAGCGCGCGCGCCTTCTCCACGTCTCGCGCCGCCACGACGACGCGGCCGGCGCCCCAACGGGCGAGCGCCCACACCGCCGCGCGCGCGGCACCGCCCGCGCCGAGGACCAGGGCCGTGCCGCCGGGCGCGGGGTCGCGGCGCTCGCGCAGCACGTGCAGCGCCGCGGCCGCATCCGTGTTGTCCGCGACGAGGCGTCCGCCCGGGCCCACCGCCACCGCGTTCGCCGCGCCGAGCGCGGCCGCCGCCGGGCGAAGCTCGTCCGCGGCGAGGGCGGCTGCTGTCTTGTGCGGGATGGTGACGT from Clostridia bacterium encodes:
- the aroE gene encoding shikimate dehydrogenase (AroE; catalyzes the conversion of shikimate to 3-dehydroshikimate); translated protein: MSSFVPLHPASGRGRRFAVVGWPVAHSLSPRLHNAAFRAVRSPHLYEAVAVPADGFAAFAATVRSDAMSWGGFNVTIPHKTAAALAADELRPAAAALGAANAVAVGPGGRLVADNTDAAAALHVLRERRDPAPGGTALVLGAGGAARAAVWALARWGAGRVVVAARDVEKARALLTDVRGALEPGATELAAVALAPETLHGALRDARVIVNATPVGLADPDASPLEDGAWEIVRPGGLCFDMVYGPRRTRLLRQAALAGWDAVDGIDMLVRQASLSWELWFGGPAPESAMRAALSDIQ